One genomic region from Terriglobus aquaticus encodes:
- a CDS encoding CgeB family protein, whose amino-acid sequence MKIFAFGSSLVSSYWNGAATYYRGCYKYLARLGYEVTFAEPDAYGRQTHKDDVDLSFANLVTYKPVGSEGDFGHGPDYDHLPTLHEVFEEARKADVVVKHSGIGVDDALTESLILEAQPHALAIYWDVDSPATLARMDADPNDSFRAVVPRLDAIFSYGGGPVCREGFERYGVQHYIQAYNGLDPETHYPVAPDPKYACDLAFLGNRLPDREARVEELFLRAAELAPDQTFLLGGEGWGDKPMPPNVKYIGHVPTAQHNVLNCSARTVLNINRASMANSGFSPPTRVFEAAGAAACMLCDDWPGLDDCFQPDTEILVVRNAEDVVRHLHTHDAAATKRIGQAFLQRALRDHTYAQRAAQADDAIRFLRGKR is encoded by the coding sequence ATGAAGATTTTCGCCTTCGGCTCGTCGCTCGTCTCCAGCTATTGGAACGGCGCGGCCACCTACTATCGCGGTTGTTACAAGTACCTGGCGCGCCTCGGCTACGAAGTCACCTTCGCCGAACCCGATGCCTACGGCCGCCAGACGCACAAGGACGACGTTGATCTTTCGTTCGCGAACCTGGTCACCTACAAGCCCGTGGGCAGCGAAGGCGACTTCGGCCACGGTCCCGACTACGATCACCTGCCGACGCTGCACGAGGTCTTTGAGGAAGCGCGCAAGGCCGACGTCGTCGTGAAGCACTCCGGCATCGGCGTGGACGACGCGCTTACGGAATCACTGATCCTCGAAGCGCAGCCGCACGCGCTCGCCATCTACTGGGACGTCGACTCGCCCGCCACGCTCGCGCGCATGGACGCGGACCCGAACGACAGCTTCCGGGCCGTTGTGCCACGGCTCGACGCGATCTTCAGCTACGGCGGCGGCCCCGTCTGCCGCGAAGGCTTCGAGCGCTACGGCGTGCAGCACTACATCCAGGCCTACAACGGCCTCGACCCGGAAACGCACTATCCCGTCGCGCCCGATCCGAAGTACGCCTGCGATCTTGCCTTTCTCGGCAATCGCCTTCCCGACCGCGAGGCACGTGTCGAAGAACTCTTCCTGCGCGCCGCCGAACTCGCACCCGACCAGACCTTCCTGCTTGGCGGCGAGGGTTGGGGCGACAAGCCGATGCCACCCAACGTGAAGTACATCGGCCACGTCCCCACCGCCCAGCACAACGTGCTCAACTGCTCCGCGCGCACCGTGCTCAACATCAACCGTGCCAGCATGGCGAACAGCGGCTTCTCGCCACCGACGCGCGTGTTTGAGGCCGCCGGCGCCGCCGCCTGCATGCTGTGCGACGACTGGCCGGGGCTCGATGACTGCTTCCAGCCCGACACCGAAATCCTCGTCGTGCGGAACGCCGAAGACGTCGTCCGCCATCTGCACACCCACGACGCCGCGGCCACCAAACGCATTGGCCAGGCATTCCTCCAGCGAGCCCTGCGCGACCATACCTACGCGCAACGCGCCGCGCAGGCCGACGATGCCATTCGCTTCCTCAGAGGAAAGCGATAG
- a CDS encoding DinB family protein, which produces MSAEAKPEVPYVYLLEGRDAGDAMRTTPGELQGLFAAFSSAEIDAVPAPGKWSLREQMCHLADCEIAWAWRLRQTFGEDNPVLQSFEQDPWARAYSGKSFTFPAAFETWRTIREWNLAFLDALSEDDKKRPATHPSAGPITLWNLIEIAAGHDLHHLASLRKLRDSRA; this is translated from the coding sequence ATGAGTGCTGAAGCAAAGCCGGAAGTGCCCTATGTGTACCTGCTCGAGGGCCGCGACGCAGGCGACGCGATGCGAACGACGCCGGGGGAACTGCAGGGGCTCTTCGCAGCGTTCTCAAGCGCGGAGATCGACGCGGTTCCCGCGCCCGGCAAGTGGAGCCTTCGCGAACAGATGTGTCACCTTGCCGATTGCGAGATCGCCTGGGCGTGGCGGCTGCGCCAGACCTTCGGCGAAGACAACCCGGTGCTGCAGTCGTTTGAGCAGGACCCATGGGCGCGCGCTTACTCTGGCAAGTCCTTCACCTTCCCGGCTGCTTTCGAAACCTGGCGAACCATCCGCGAATGGAACCTTGCCTTCCTCGATGCGCTGAGCGAAGACGATAAGAAACGGCCGGCGACTCATCCTTCCGCCGGTCCCATCACGCTGTGGAATCTTATCGAGATCGCGGCCGGCCACGATCTTCATCACCTCGCGTCTCTCCGCAAGCTCCGGGACAGCCGCGCCTGA
- a CDS encoding M48 family metallopeptidase, with protein MRRLVFLFLFVLWIGSGTLRAQGTTAEHIAERAAQAEINETPRDGNLRSYRLPLEDLTKAEHLEHTRTLLEIGGTAWGIISLYLLLHFGVIGRMQSAVTSRFRNRWAQGFAFLLLFLLATTLLGLPLDVYSQHLRRSYGLSVQSWASWLGDQAKSFGLSWAIGGLLVMLLFFVIRKAPQRWWLIFWAASIPITLVAILLTPYVIDPLFSDFEPLNASHPELVQRLEQVVERGHMNIPPDRMFLMKASEKSTTLNAYVTGFGASKRVVVWDTSIAKGTPDQILFIFGHESGHYVLHHIAWGIAQSMLGLLLLLAVSYHLLTPLLWRYGTRWGITVQSQWGALAVLVLIFSVFGAVTQPISEALSRSKEHAADVYGQEAIHGLVADPKEAARSAFQLLGQTSFDDPNPSPIVEWWTYSHPAIGRRAAFAAHYDPWQPGMEPRYFPKH; from the coding sequence ATGCGGCGTTTGGTGTTCCTGTTTCTTTTCGTTCTGTGGATCGGCAGCGGCACGTTGCGTGCGCAGGGAACTACGGCCGAGCACATCGCAGAACGCGCCGCCCAGGCCGAGATCAACGAAACTCCACGCGATGGCAACCTTCGCTCGTACCGCCTTCCGCTCGAGGACCTGACCAAGGCCGAGCACCTGGAGCACACGCGCACACTGCTCGAAATTGGTGGCACGGCGTGGGGCATCATCTCGCTTTACCTCCTGCTGCACTTCGGCGTGATTGGCCGCATGCAGAGCGCTGTCACTTCGCGCTTTCGCAATCGATGGGCGCAGGGCTTCGCCTTCTTGTTGCTGTTTCTGCTTGCAACGACCCTGCTGGGCTTACCCCTGGATGTGTACAGCCAACACCTGCGGCGAAGCTACGGCCTCTCTGTGCAGAGTTGGGCGAGCTGGCTCGGAGACCAGGCCAAGAGTTTCGGTTTGAGCTGGGCGATTGGCGGCCTGCTTGTCATGCTTCTCTTCTTCGTCATCCGCAAGGCGCCGCAGCGATGGTGGCTCATTTTCTGGGCGGCGTCCATTCCCATCACACTCGTGGCCATCCTTCTCACGCCCTACGTCATCGATCCGCTCTTCAGTGATTTCGAGCCGCTCAACGCCTCGCACCCTGAACTCGTGCAACGGCTCGAACAGGTGGTCGAGCGCGGCCACATGAACATTCCGCCAGATCGCATGTTCCTGATGAAGGCGTCGGAGAAAAGCACAACGCTCAACGCCTACGTGACCGGCTTCGGCGCCTCCAAGCGTGTCGTTGTATGGGACACTAGCATCGCCAAGGGCACGCCCGACCAGATCCTGTTCATCTTTGGCCACGAATCCGGCCACTATGTTCTGCACCACATTGCGTGGGGTATCGCGCAGTCCATGCTTGGCCTGCTTTTGCTGCTGGCCGTCAGCTACCACCTGCTCACACCGCTGCTGTGGCGCTACGGCACACGCTGGGGCATCACCGTCCAGTCGCAGTGGGGAGCGCTCGCCGTCCTCGTGCTGATCTTCAGCGTCTTCGGCGCGGTTACGCAGCCCATCTCAGAAGCCCTGAGCCGCAGCAAGGAACACGCTGCCGACGTCTACGGCCAGGAGGCCATTCACGGCCTGGTTGCCGATCCCAAGGAGGCAGCGCGGAGCGCGTTTCAACTCCTCGGCCAGACCAGCTTCGACGATCCCAATCCCTCGCCCATCGTGGAGTGGTGGACCTACTCGCACCCGGCCATCGGCCGCCGCGCCGCCTTCGCCGCGCACTACGATCCGTGGCAGCCCGGCATGGAACCTCGCTACTTCCCAAAGCATTAG
- a CDS encoding CgeB family protein has product MKIVILGLSITSSWGNGHATTFRALCRELHRRGHSITFIEKDVEWYRSNRDLPEPPYVKLWLYEDWQRDGIGTVRDAIRDADSIVVGSYFPDAIAATALLQQEAKAPVLFYDIDTPITIAALRLHGQCEYLRAQDIPFYAAYLSFTGGPTLMEIEQRFGSPRAVPFYCSVDPEAYHRTAVQPEFACTMSYLGTYAADRQPKLMELLNAPAAALPGERFLVAGPMYPADTQWTRNVVTHPHLPPSDHPALYSSSRWVLNLTRADMVAAGYSPSVRLFEASACGAPILSDAWPGMDEFFAPGKEILLASSTDQALSILRNFDEAEARRIGEAARERTLAKHTSARRAEEFEQVMNGITSATT; this is encoded by the coding sequence ATGAAGATCGTGATTCTCGGCCTGTCCATCACCTCGTCCTGGGGCAACGGCCACGCCACCACCTTTCGAGCGCTCTGCCGCGAGCTCCATCGGCGCGGCCACAGCATCACCTTCATCGAAAAGGACGTCGAGTGGTACCGCTCGAACCGCGACCTGCCGGAGCCGCCCTACGTCAAGCTCTGGCTCTATGAAGATTGGCAGCGCGACGGCATCGGCACGGTGCGCGACGCCATCCGGGACGCCGACAGCATCGTCGTCGGCTCCTACTTTCCAGACGCCATCGCGGCCACCGCCCTCCTCCAGCAGGAAGCGAAAGCGCCCGTCCTCTTCTACGACATCGACACGCCCATCACCATCGCTGCTCTGCGCCTGCACGGCCAGTGCGAATACCTGCGCGCACAGGACATCCCGTTTTACGCGGCGTATCTCTCCTTCACCGGCGGACCCACGCTCATGGAGATCGAACAGCGCTTCGGCTCTCCACGAGCCGTTCCGTTCTACTGCTCCGTCGATCCCGAGGCCTACCACCGCACTGCCGTGCAGCCGGAGTTCGCCTGCACCATGAGCTACCTTGGCACTTACGCCGCTGACCGCCAGCCCAAGCTCATGGAGCTGCTGAACGCTCCCGCCGCCGCCCTGCCCGGCGAGCGCTTCCTCGTTGCCGGCCCCATGTATCCCGCGGACACGCAGTGGACCCGCAACGTGGTCACGCATCCGCACCTGCCGCCATCCGATCATCCCGCGCTCTACTCTTCCTCGCGCTGGGTGCTCAACCTCACGCGTGCGGACATGGTCGCCGCCGGCTACTCGCCCTCGGTGCGCCTCTTCGAGGCCTCGGCCTGCGGCGCGCCGATCCTCAGCGACGCGTGGCCCGGCATGGACGAGTTCTTCGCCCCGGGCAAGGAGATTCTGCTCGCCTCCAGCACCGATCAGGCGCTCAGCATTCTTCGCAACTTCGACGAAGCGGAAGCCCGCCGCATCGGCGAAGCCGCCCGCGAACGCACGCTGGCCAAGCACACTTCCGCCAGACGCGCCGAAGAGTTCGAACAGGTCATGAACGGCATCACCTCTGCAACCACTTAG
- a CDS encoding GH92 family glycosyl hydrolase, which translates to MRVLRTVACLCLLAAPLAAQRSSTYADVDPFIGTGAEGHTFPGASLPFGMVQLSPDTQIRPVKQSYKWAAGYRYSDTTILGFSHTHFSGAGHSDLGDVLVQPISGDVRLDPGDIDKPESGYRSRFQHKTEEAHPGYYAVTLDDYNVRAELTATTRVGVHRYTFPAGKPAHLLIDLRSSIYNYPGKVLWSSLRIRHEGDGSTTLTGMRETRGWAPARQLFFAMRFSAPVTGTHLYNREDQPILYRGFKTPGDTPEDTQAIEGRGIVAAVDFASAQKLIVKVAISPVSEANALANMQAEVPAFDFDAVRTQAQQRWQDVLSILRVDADEPTRKTLATALYHSLLAPSIAMDANGDYRGPDHAVHHADGFNFVSSLSLWDTYRAEQPLMTLIEPPRVTSDLVRSMLASQQQSPFGILPVWQFAGIETWCMIGYHAVPILADAIMKGMDKPGPDTPGFDANAALDAMVASADYRPYGHIGEYIDKGYIPIDTGAPGSHDESVSQTIEYAFDDWTIAQVARKLGRNDIADRFTKRAGYWRNVFNTKDGFAEPRLADGSYRKPFDPAKAGAGSGFTEGNAWQYSWYQPQDEQGLIQLLGGDIALVDKLDKMFDQHVDPKQYADVEDISGLIGQYIHGNEPSHHLAYLYSYAGQPWRTDERLQQIISSQYQPTPDGLVGNDDLGQMSAWLLFSEMGFYPVAPGSNQYVIGRPFARDIDLQLGNGKHLHIVASQLIDENKYVQSVMLNGKPIDRVYLTHDELMAGGTLRFEMGQEPNRKWAVSPAARPYSMSSPGSSDQQPRRVKAPRSRHLWR; encoded by the coding sequence ATGCGTGTTCTTCGCACCGTCGCATGCCTCTGCCTTCTTGCTGCGCCACTCGCCGCGCAACGAAGCTCCACCTATGCGGACGTAGACCCGTTCATCGGTACCGGCGCGGAGGGTCACACCTTCCCCGGTGCATCGCTGCCCTTTGGCATGGTGCAGCTCTCGCCCGACACGCAGATCCGCCCCGTCAAGCAGAGCTACAAGTGGGCCGCCGGCTACCGCTACAGCGACACGACCATTCTCGGCTTCAGCCACACGCACTTCAGCGGTGCCGGCCACTCCGACTTGGGCGACGTACTCGTCCAGCCCATCAGCGGCGACGTGCGTCTCGATCCCGGCGACATCGACAAGCCCGAGAGCGGCTATCGTTCACGCTTTCAACACAAAACAGAAGAGGCGCACCCCGGCTACTACGCCGTCACGCTGGACGACTACAACGTCCGCGCCGAACTGACCGCGACTACGCGCGTCGGCGTGCACCGCTACACTTTTCCAGCAGGCAAGCCCGCGCACCTGCTCATCGACCTGCGCTCGTCCATCTACAACTACCCCGGCAAGGTCCTGTGGTCGTCGCTGCGCATCCGCCACGAGGGCGATGGCAGCACCACACTGACCGGCATGCGCGAGACCCGCGGCTGGGCACCCGCACGCCAGCTCTTCTTCGCGATGAGGTTCTCCGCGCCGGTCACCGGAACCCATCTCTACAACCGCGAAGACCAGCCCATCCTTTACCGCGGCTTCAAGACACCCGGCGACACGCCCGAAGACACTCAGGCCATCGAAGGCCGCGGTATCGTCGCAGCGGTTGACTTCGCCAGTGCGCAAAAGCTGATTGTGAAAGTCGCGATCTCGCCCGTTAGCGAAGCGAACGCCCTCGCCAACATGCAGGCCGAGGTTCCCGCCTTCGACTTCGACGCGGTGCGTACGCAGGCCCAGCAGCGTTGGCAAGACGTGCTCAGCATCCTGCGCGTCGACGCCGACGAGCCCACGCGCAAGACCCTCGCCACCGCGCTCTACCACTCGCTGCTCGCGCCTTCCATCGCCATGGATGCGAACGGCGACTACCGCGGTCCCGACCACGCCGTGCACCATGCCGACGGCTTCAACTTCGTCAGCTCGCTCTCGCTCTGGGACACCTACCGCGCCGAGCAGCCGCTGATGACGCTCATCGAACCGCCGCGCGTCACCAGCGATCTCGTGCGCTCCATGCTCGCCTCGCAGCAGCAATCACCCTTCGGCATTCTTCCCGTGTGGCAGTTCGCCGGCATCGAGACGTGGTGCATGATCGGCTATCACGCCGTGCCCATCCTCGCCGACGCCATCATGAAGGGCATGGACAAGCCGGGCCCCGACACTCCCGGGTTCGACGCGAACGCCGCTCTCGACGCCATGGTCGCCTCCGCCGACTACCGACCCTACGGCCACATCGGCGAGTACATCGACAAGGGCTACATCCCCATCGACACGGGAGCGCCCGGTTCGCACGACGAGTCCGTTTCGCAGACCATCGAGTACGCCTTTGACGACTGGACCATCGCGCAGGTCGCGCGCAAGCTGGGCCGCAACGACATCGCCGACCGCTTCACCAAGCGCGCAGGCTACTGGCGCAACGTCTTCAACACCAAGGATGGCTTTGCCGAACCTCGCCTCGCCGACGGCAGCTATCGCAAGCCCTTCGACCCCGCCAAGGCCGGCGCCGGCTCAGGCTTCACCGAAGGCAACGCCTGGCAGTACTCCTGGTACCAGCCACAGGACGAGCAGGGCCTCATCCAACTGCTCGGCGGAGACATCGCGCTCGTCGATAAGCTCGACAAGATGTTCGACCAGCACGTCGATCCCAAACAGTACGCCGACGTCGAAGACATCTCGGGCCTCATCGGCCAGTACATCCACGGCAACGAGCCATCGCACCACCTCGCGTATCTCTACAGCTACGCGGGCCAGCCCTGGCGCACCGACGAGCGGTTGCAGCAGATCATCAGCTCGCAATACCAGCCCACGCCCGACGGATTGGTGGGCAACGACGACCTGGGCCAGATGTCCGCCTGGCTGCTCTTCAGCGAAATGGGTTTCTACCCCGTCGCTCCGGGCTCCAACCAGTACGTCATCGGCCGCCCCTTCGCCCGCGACATCGACCTCCAACTCGGCAACGGAAAACACCTGCACATCGTGGCGTCGCAACTCATCGACGAAAACAAGTACGTGCAGTCGGTCATGCTCAACGGCAAGCCAATTGACCGCGTCTACCTCACCCACGACGAACTCATGGCGGGCGGCACCCTGCGATTCGAAATGGGACAGGAGCCCAACCGCAAGTGGGCCGTCAGCCCCGCAGCCCGCCCTTACTCGATGTCGTCCCCTGGCTCTTCCGATCAGCAGCCACGCAGGGTGAAGGCGCCGCGCAGCCGGCACTTGTGGCGTTAG
- a CDS encoding glycoside hydrolase family 43 protein, giving the protein MTRWILSLALLLTPWAALPQTAANPILDHADPFITLHPVEGRYLLLGTTGRNITIWSGPTVPTAASESKVVFTPTDGLTEIWSPTIWKMDGRWWIYFTGRMPGKPHAIYVLESNTADALGSYTFRGALDLNGRASIDPSLLTVSGRNYLMYVTVDSGANEIHMVRLQGPMQPAGPESLIAKPEYPWEKGAGTTRNYPVDEGPTALYHAGKTFVVFSGSDTASPRYCLGLLTFKGGDPLMAANWTKAPEPVFTASPEHGIWGPGRGTFAEGKDGTWWLLYAAKSTDDPTPRARATRAKRFTWKADGTPDFGVPTKDGPITP; this is encoded by the coding sequence ATGACCCGCTGGATTCTTTCGCTTGCGCTGCTGCTGACACCGTGGGCTGCGCTGCCGCAGACCGCGGCCAATCCGATCCTGGATCACGCGGACCCGTTCATCACCCTGCACCCGGTGGAGGGGCGTTACCTGCTGCTGGGCACAACGGGGCGGAACATCACGATCTGGAGCGGGCCGACGGTGCCGACAGCGGCGTCGGAGTCGAAGGTCGTATTTACGCCGACGGACGGCCTGACGGAGATCTGGTCACCGACGATCTGGAAGATGGACGGCCGGTGGTGGATCTACTTCACGGGGCGCATGCCGGGCAAGCCGCACGCAATCTATGTGCTGGAGTCCAACACGGCGGATGCCCTGGGCAGCTACACATTTCGCGGCGCGCTGGACCTGAACGGGCGCGCGAGCATCGACCCTTCCCTGCTGACCGTCAGTGGCAGGAACTACCTGATGTATGTGACGGTCGACAGCGGAGCGAACGAGATCCACATGGTGCGGCTGCAGGGGCCGATGCAGCCGGCTGGGCCGGAGTCGCTGATCGCCAAGCCCGAGTACCCGTGGGAAAAGGGCGCGGGGACGACGCGCAACTACCCGGTGGACGAGGGGCCGACGGCGCTGTATCACGCTGGCAAGACGTTCGTGGTCTTCTCCGGATCGGACACGGCATCGCCGCGCTACTGCCTGGGGCTGCTGACTTTCAAGGGTGGCGATCCGCTGATGGCGGCGAACTGGACGAAGGCTCCGGAACCGGTGTTTACGGCGTCTCCCGAGCACGGCATCTGGGGACCGGGCCGTGGCACCTTTGCCGAGGGCAAGGACGGAACGTGGTGGCTGCTGTATGCGGCGAAGTCGACCGACGACCCGACACCACGGGCCCGCGCCACACGGGCGAAGAGGTTCACGTGGAAGGCGGATGGCACGCCGGACTTCGGCGTACCGACGAAGGACGGACCGATCACTCCTTAG
- the mutL gene encoding DNA mismatch repair endonuclease MutL has protein sequence MGRIRVLSDQVANQIAAGEVVERPASVVKELLENSVDAGATRIRIEVEGGGRKLIRITDNGCGMGRDDAMLAFERHATSKLRSADDLLHISTLGFRGEALPSIASVARVELDTRAAEDEVGTRIEIVGGKMTRVEDAGAPVGTSIAIRDLFFNVPARKKFLKSEPTELSHVAALVTHYALAHPEKHFELHTSTNALLVAPTVRDASERLFQVLGQDISRDMLPCAAEIDFARAGLPEPPPWKRDADYTPPEPGFLRVRGFVSKPELQKLNRGSIYVFVNGRQVRDRLILHALTEAYRNILPPTSFPVVLLFLEMPAAEVDVNVHPAKTEVRFRQSSFVHDFVRDAVRNTVMKARPAAGFLTALGTTTVEPGRAGRSFGDAAQPADPQAGDNLLNGREDGIELDPILRGPGPGSDAPWSEHQIQEAMSAEEGERAARELARTSDPVDANDAFQLTALRNAPIPGRLAFSDPSPLPASEYDPLLGISHFPDETDRASDGRETDVAAQPATRISQLPTNHTDPHRATHLPPGTATRAPQADRIEDTANLNGLANLRPLGQVQNSFILAVNEEGLWIVDQHVAHERILFEKVMRERDTERVQRQRLLMPLLIDLLPAQMANFALMAEELARNGFEAEPFGPRTLAVRAAPVGLEGKELELTLAELLQADEDAPQADNYEARRRRIAASIACHAAVKINMPLESSKMQWLLDELGKTENPMACPHGRPIALRYSHKEIQRAFQRI, from the coding sequence ATGGGCCGCATCCGCGTACTGTCCGACCAGGTTGCGAACCAGATCGCCGCAGGCGAGGTCGTCGAGCGCCCCGCCTCTGTCGTCAAGGAGCTGCTCGAAAACTCCGTCGACGCCGGCGCCACGCGCATCCGCATCGAGGTCGAAGGCGGCGGCCGCAAGCTCATCCGCATCACCGACAACGGCTGCGGCATGGGCCGCGACGATGCCATGCTCGCCTTCGAGCGCCACGCCACCTCCAAGCTGCGCTCCGCCGACGACCTCCTGCACATCAGCACGCTCGGCTTCCGCGGCGAAGCCTTGCCCTCCATCGCCTCCGTAGCACGCGTGGAGCTCGACACCCGTGCCGCCGAAGACGAGGTCGGAACCCGCATCGAGATCGTCGGCGGCAAGATGACGCGCGTCGAAGACGCGGGCGCTCCCGTCGGTACCTCCATCGCCATCCGCGACCTGTTCTTCAACGTGCCCGCGCGCAAGAAGTTCCTCAAGTCCGAACCGACGGAACTCTCGCACGTCGCCGCGCTCGTCACGCATTACGCCCTCGCGCATCCGGAAAAGCACTTTGAGCTGCACACCAGCACCAACGCCCTGCTGGTCGCGCCCACCGTGCGCGACGCCAGCGAGCGCCTCTTCCAGGTGCTCGGCCAGGACATCAGCCGCGACATGCTGCCCTGCGCCGCAGAGATCGACTTCGCCCGCGCCGGCCTGCCCGAGCCGCCACCTTGGAAGCGCGACGCGGACTACACGCCGCCCGAGCCCGGCTTCCTGCGCGTGCGCGGCTTCGTCTCCAAACCCGAACTGCAGAAGCTGAACCGCGGGTCGATCTACGTTTTCGTGAACGGCCGCCAGGTGCGCGACCGCCTCATCCTGCACGCGCTGACCGAGGCGTATCGCAACATCCTTCCGCCCACCTCGTTCCCGGTCGTTCTGCTCTTCCTGGAAATGCCGGCCGCCGAGGTCGATGTAAACGTGCATCCGGCCAAAACCGAGGTGCGTTTCCGCCAGTCCAGCTTCGTGCACGACTTCGTTCGCGACGCCGTGCGCAACACGGTCATGAAGGCGCGCCCGGCCGCCGGCTTCCTCACGGCTCTCGGCACCACCACCGTCGAGCCGGGCCGAGCGGGCCGAAGCTTTGGCGACGCTGCCCAACCCGCCGACCCGCAGGCCGGCGACAACCTCTTGAACGGTCGCGAAGACGGCATCGAACTCGACCCAATCCTGCGCGGCCCCGGCCCTGGCAGCGACGCCCCGTGGAGCGAGCACCAAATCCAGGAAGCAATGTCCGCCGAAGAGGGCGAGCGTGCCGCCCGCGAGCTCGCCCGCACCAGCGATCCGGTCGACGCAAACGACGCCTTTCAGCTCACCGCGCTCCGCAATGCACCCATCCCCGGCCGTCTCGCCTTCAGCGACCCCAGCCCGCTTCCCGCCTCGGAGTACGACCCGCTGCTCGGCATCAGCCACTTTCCGGACGAGACCGACCGCGCCTCCGACGGACGCGAGACCGACGTGGCGGCGCAACCGGCGACTCGCATTTCGCAACTGCCGACCAACCACACCGACCCGCATCGGGCCACCCACCTGCCGCCCGGCACCGCCACCCGTGCCCCGCAAGCCGACCGCATCGAAGACACCGCGAACCTGAACGGCCTCGCCAACCTGCGTCCCCTCGGGCAGGTGCAGAACTCGTTCATCCTCGCCGTCAACGAAGAAGGCCTTTGGATCGTCGACCAGCACGTCGCGCACGAACGCATCCTTTTCGAAAAGGTCATGCGCGAGCGCGACACCGAGCGCGTGCAGCGGCAACGGCTGCTCATGCCCCTGCTCATCGACCTGCTCCCCGCGCAAATGGCCAATTTCGCCCTGATGGCAGAGGAGCTCGCCCGCAACGGCTTCGAGGCGGAGCCCTTCGGCCCGCGCACCCTTGCTGTCCGCGCCGCCCCGGTGGGTCTCGAGGGTAAGGAACTCGAACTGACCCTGGCCGAACTGCTGCAGGCCGACGAGGACGCGCCGCAGGCCGACAACTACGAGGCGCGCCGCCGCCGCATCGCCGCCTCCATCGCCTGCCACGCCGCGGTCAAGATCAACATGCCGCTCGAAAGCAGCAAAATGCAGTGGCTTTTGGACGAACTGGGCAAAACCGAGAACCCCATGGCCTGTCCCCACGGCCGACCCATCGCTCTGCGGTATTCTCATAAAGAGATACAGCGGGCCTTTCAGCGCATCTAG